A single region of the Plasmodium reichenowi strain SY57 chromosome 9, whole genome shotgun sequence genome encodes:
- a CDS encoding 26S proteasome regulatory subunit RPN8, putative produces MDNDIFEKNRNVLERIYLNKHVVVHPIVLLSVVDHYNRIASNTKKRVLGTILGEKIDGVVHITNSYALPFEEDIKDINIFYIDDNYNENLFNMIRKINTREKIVGWYTTGSNIKPNDIFINEIFYKYHHAPIFLLVNVHTDQSIFPVNAYVAIEKAIHENKFRKTFIHIPVKIGAFEAEEVGVEFLLKELKSVSTSTLATKVGDKLSSLKSLIAKLYEISAYLNDILNGNIEMNIKILYNLQNVFSLLPDIENVDLVQAFMVKNNDLMLNIYIGSITRSVIALHNLINNKIENKLNSEKKKSLENDIEKDKIKDKEKEKEKEKENDKEKDKAKKDKKN; encoded by the exons atggataatgatatttttgaaaaaaacAGAAATGTACTTgaaagaatatatttaaacaaACATGTTGTTGTACATCCAATAGTTTTACTATCAGTTGTTGATCACTATAATCGTATTGCAAGTAATACAAAAAAGAGAGTGTTGGGAACAATTCTTGGAGAAAAAATTGATGGTGTAGTACATATTACCAACAGCTATGCACTTCCTTTTGAAgaagatataaaagatatcaacattttttatattgatgataattataatgaaaatctttttaatatgataagaaaaattaatacaAGAGAAAAAATTGTTGGATGGTATACTACAGGATCCAATATTAAACCaaatgatatttttattaatgaaatcttttataaatatcatCACGCACCTATATTCCTACTTGTCAATGTTCATACAGATCAAAGCATATTTCCTGTTAATGCATACGTAGCTATTGAAAAAGCTATAcatgaaaataaattcaGAAAAACATTCATACATATACCAGTTAAAATAG GAGCTTTTGAGGCTGAAGAAGTAGGTGTTGAATTTTTACTAAAAGAATTAAAGAGCGTTTCCACTTCAACCTTAGCCACAAAAGTAGGTGATAAGTTATCGTCCTTAAAAAGTCTGATAGCAAAATTATACGAAATATCAGCTTATTTgaatgatatattaaatggaaatattgaaatgaatataaaaatattatacaattTACAAAATGTGTTTAGTCTTTTACCGGATATTGAAAACGTCGATTTAGTACAGGCATTTATGGTTAAGAATAATGACTTAatgttaaatatatatataggtaGTATAACAAGATCTGTTATTGCTCTTCACAATTTAAtcaataataaaattgaGAATAAATTGAATTcggaaaaaaaaaaatctttagaaaatgatatagaaaaggacaaaataaaagataagGAAAAGGAGAAggaaaaggaaaaagaaaatgataaagaaaagGATAAGGCAAAAAAGGacaagaaaaattaa
- a CDS encoding tRNA (adenine(58)-N(1))-methyltransferase non- catalytic subunit TRM6, putative, protein MRIRKHDFVLIDDEMKCRLHKIVDMKIKIKKNYINLLFLINKKYGSTFTFINNKWVRSKKNTSKLDIDNNIDIEGTNKDIYYNNNSQKLTEENIHELKENNYENPYEVIQKLVDNSSTFKEKTIISKFKYIEKKLKRHFCQFTIYECNISNLVRFYYKYFPEKISNVRIDYLANILFHLNKDSNEKNNMENKENMENMENDSLAMIQEETNTSNNNNNNNNNNNNNNNNNDTSSCSNLYNHNVLIYDDTFGLMTSVINITYDYNVNIFSLVYKNSCSSIIPSFGIKKNTNILKIRILNSSSKGSINMATRETTATDMVEVTTKNNNDEKKKNNDEKKNNNNHNIAHVDNSYNIIYQMNNNFLNKENNFVKQDIMSTNNHEIIVPKILSNIYEEKINCEKTHSSNVNSDNLDEQNNKEHEVTSPNISVLSYHEKRKLNPIGYINDISNERNKKIRNYQEDYNMNNENIINYEEIKEKRMIQDLYQRKAESFVIIISSEFIYNTNTNLYLLINTLINVSLKYLKNDSKVIFYTDDFNILNMFLKILINTNAFIHIKLNEYILREQQIIKRRTHPVIKNAKLSDGFLLTALKVES, encoded by the coding sequence ATGAGAATACGAAAACATGATTTCGTTTTGATTGATGACGAGATGAAATGTCGATTGCACAAAATCGTTGacatgaaaataaaaataaaaaagaattacataaatttattatttcttataaataaaaaatatggatctacatttacatttataaataataaatggGTAAGAAGTAAGAAGAATACTTCTAAATTagatatagataataatatagatattGAAGGTActaataaagatatatattataataataattctcAAAAATTGACCgaagaaaatatacatgaattaaaagaaaataattatgaaaatcCATATGAGGTAATACAAAAGCTAGTAGATAATTCTTCAAcatttaaagaaaaaacgATTATATctaaatttaaatatattgaaaaaaaattaaaaagacATTTTTGTCAATTTACGATATATGAATGTAATATATCGAATTTAGTAcgtttttattataaatattttccagaaaaaatatcaaaCGTCAGGATAGATTATCTAGCAAACATTCTGTTTCATTTGAATAAGGATTCTAATGAAAAGAACAATATGGaaaataaggaaaatatggaaaatatggaaaatgATTCTTTAGCTATGATACAGGAAGAGACAAATACAAgtaacaacaacaacaataataataataataataataataataataataataatgatacTAGTTCATGTAGTAACCTTTATAACCATAATGTCTTAATATACGATGATACCTTCGGATTAATGACAAGtgttattaatattacGTATGACTataatgttaatatattttctctcgtatataaaaattcttGTAGCTCCATCATACCGAGCTTCggaattaaaaaaaatacgaacattttaaaaattagGATATTAAATTCTAGCTCAAAGGGAAGTATTAATATGGCAACGAGAGAAACGACTGCTACGGATATGGTTGAAGTTACTACgaagaataataatgatgaaaaaaaaaaaaataatgatgaaaaaaaaaataataataatcataatattgCACATGTTGATAAtagttataatataatatatcaaatgaataataattttttgaataaagaaaataattttgtaaaGCAAGATATTATGTCAACAAATAATCATGAAATTATAGTACCTAAGATATTgtctaatatatatgaggaaaaaataaattgtGAAAAAACTCATTCTTCTAATGTTAATTCTGATAATTTAgatgaacaaaataataaggaaCATGAAGTAACAAGTCCTAATATCTCTGTACTTAGTTATcatgaaaaaagaaaattaaatCCTATaggatatataaatgatatatcCAATGAacgaaataaaaaaatcaGAAATTATCAAGAGgattataatatgaataatgaaaatataataaattatgaagaaataaaagaaaaaaggaTGATACAAGATTTATATCAAAGAAAAGCTGAATcatttgttattattatttcaagtgaatttatttataatacaaatacaaatttatatttattaataaatactTTAATTAATGTTTCGTTGAAATATCTAAAAAATGATAGTAAAGTCATATTCTATACAGACgattttaatatattaaatatgtttttaaaaattttaattaatacaaacgcatttattcatattaaattaaatgaatatatcTTAAGAGAACAACAAATCATTAAAAGAAGGACACACCCAGTTATTAAAAATGCAAAACTATCAGATGGATTTTTATTAACAGCTTTGAAAGTTGAAAGTTga
- a CDS encoding hypothetical protein (conserved Plasmodium protein, unknown function), whose product MGKGLRSKVKRRFRTIKRIHVREHVEKPNLKKLNDRIKSMLNNKDIYQDLVRPPNKFLHPDDENAVIPQHKITKKIDFRSEALPLS is encoded by the exons atGGGAAAAGGGTTAAGGTCAAAAGTGAAAAGAAGATTTCGTACCATCAAAAGGATTCATGTTAGAg AACATGTGGAAAAACCAAATctgaaaaaattaaacgACAGAATTAAATCAATGCTTAATAATA aAGATATATATCAAGATTTAGTTAGACCCCCCAATAAATTCTTACATCCAG ATGATGAAAATGCCGTAATACCACaacataaaataacaaaGAAAATAGATTTCAGATCTGAAGCCTTGCCGTTATCAG
- a CDS encoding hypothetical protein (conserved Plasmodium protein, unknown function): MSNIRWIHRKDKDNEKRVISLNEIKERYLVDNSKDHNLKKNKNTCEKKKCNIKFYEKKKNGKPQQQVIFQNGYPKKNVNIILNNKNHELDYKTKIQEKNERNCNSEMSKKINGRNNLQEDYRNYLCHNNNKRDYISKKELDTDKVNINLDITVQWDKKCNNNISCIKKKDLITNDFHLDDSLIMYEQNEGNKYIKSNYYDNPINSSILNYDNKVDLDYNNTCKYYYDHKKMEYNMEEEDKIRNAYIYNNNNNNKYVRKEDHKYYSEQSLKDNNEIIENMKKNNFNNNKYKNVLYNNAGEENNINPFIKNNPFTINRIEDVLKKNNKNNIIISSNKTSYTNNKNMHTQCYNYNNMYNEIRRGPDIFILNYEYKEKLISFSSLLNKILQEKICDYFVIVIKIFLLQKRHKPIYKKYNKVKEQANDIFINEDNCMYIKKTNNKNNDSKTKRTLQGGVHKKRSSNENCNNKIIDKFTHFEMEKNTYKKTVLNNTLIDSFNDVDINDQKRKKKYLNFFVILLSLFLKKYLYKQMSKFFFIVGSLRQKYEEKRQIRKYINIKIYALSLLERIFYRKKKENLKLCFVRFQKTNRCIIMKEKNNEEDNNLQSTFFTENIKSKIIKSRKYLENTCFGKPKLYRTDDFIIFFNRKLLKEKDEIYQKCLLRSKSDSLLDFLKMSKLKKTWRSSSNNFSDTMNNNMRGSTLLEHFFTATYNINDNSFHNEINKSRMNISYYENKHVSSNFLTNNNEYSNNTKENTKGNSNIKINDKNLKKKQNNISNEKISNTFQQKVQGNQNLLKNFFLDEYKEKKKSIDEHINDKNCRIFFKNIKKQLKINYKEKLDVHKKNYNEDLTISDLNSTMGFSKNINSYIYDDTQRNSQEDLVPNLNFLTQSDLNIINNLTQNFTK; the protein is encoded by the exons GGCtatccaaaaaaaaatgtaaacataattctaaataataaaaatcatGAATTAGATTATAAAACTAAAAttcaagaaaaaaatgagaGAAATTGTAATTCCGAAATGTCCAAGAAAATAAATGGAAGAAATAATCTACAAGAAGATTATAGAAATTATCTTTGTcataacaataataaaaggGATTACATCTCAAAGAAAGAACTAGATACGGACaaagtaaatataaatttagATATTACAGTTCAATGGgataaaaaatgtaataataatatatcgtgcataaaaaaaaaagatcTTATAACAAATGATTTTCATTTAGATGATTCTTTAATTATGtatgaacaaaatgaaggtaataaatatattaaaagtaattattatgataatcCCATTAATTCAagtatattaaattatgataataaggTAGACTTGGATTACAATAATAcatgtaaatattattatgatcataaaaaaatggaatataatatggaagaggaagataaaataagaaatgcatatatatataataataataataataataaatatgtaagAAAAGAAGAccataaatattatagtGAACAGTCCTTGAaggataataatgaaattatagaaaatatgaagaaaaataattttaataataataaatataaaaatgttttatataataatgcAGGAGAGGAAAACAACATAAATCCTTTTATCAAAAACAACCCATTTACTATTAATAGAATAGAAgatgttttaaaaaaaaataataaaaataacattatCATTTCTTCTAATAAAACATcttatacaaataataagaatatgCACACACaatgttataattataataatatgtataatgaAATTAGAAGAGGACctgatatatttatattaaattatgaatataaagaGAAATTAATTTCCTTCAGCTCTTtgttaaataaaattttacaggaaaaaatatgtgattattttgttattgtaataaaaatatttttgttacAAAAAAGGCACAAGccaatatataaaaaatacaataaaGTTAAGGAACAAGCaaatgatatttttataaatgaagataactgtatgtatattaaaaaaacaaacaacaaaaataatgatagtAAAACAAAAAGGACATTACAAGGAGGTgttcataaaaaaagatCAAGTAATGAAAATTGTAACAACAAAATTATAGACAAATTTACACATTTTgaaatggaaaaaaatacatataaaaaaactGTTTTAAATAACACTTTAATTGATAGTTTTAATGATGTAGATATTAATGATCAAaagaggaaaaaaaaatacttGAACTTTTTTGTAATCTTGCTCTCattgtttttaaaaaagtaCCTTTATAAACAAATGTCCAAATTCTTCTTTATTGTTGGATCACTTCGTCAGAAATAt gAGGAAAAGAGACAAATTAGAAAATACatcaatataaaaatttatgcCTTGTCCCTATTGGAAAGGATATTTTatagaaagaaaaaagaaaatttgAAGTTATGTTTTGTAAGATTCCAAAAAACTAATAGGTGTATCATAATgaaagaaaagaataatgaagaagataACAACTTACAAAGTACTTTCTTTAcagaaaatataaaaagtaaaataatCAAGTCAAGAAAGTATTTAGAAAATACATGTTTTGGTAAACCCAAATTATATAGAACTGACgattttataatattctttaatagaaaattacttaaagaaaaagatgaaatatatcaaaaatgTTTATTAAGATCTAAATCAGATTCTTTGTTAgactttttaaaaatgtcTAAATTAAAGAAAACATGGAGAAGTTCTTCTAATAACTTTTCAGATAcaatgaataataatatgagAGGTTCAACTTTACTTGAGCATTTTTTCACGGCCACGTATAATATAAACGATAACAGTTTTCATAAcgaaataaataaaagcagaatgaatatatcatattatgaaaataagCATGTCTCATCTAATTTTTTaactaataataatgaatatagtaataataccaaggaaaatacaaaagggaatagtaatataaagataaatgataaaaacttaaaaaagaaacaaaataatatatcaaatgaaaaaatatccAATACCTTTCAACAAAAGGTACAGGGAAAtcaaaatttattaaaaaacttttttctagatgaatataaagaaaaaaaaaaatctattgatgaacatataaatgataaaaattgtagaatatttttcaaaaatattaaaaagcaattaaaaataaattacaaAGAAAAGCTTGATGtgcataaaaaaaattataatgaagatTTAACTATAAGTGATTTGAATAGTACTATGGGTTTctcaaaaaatataaattcgtatatatatgatgatacTCAAAGAAACTCTCAAGAAGATCTTGTTCCCaatttgaattttttaacACAATCGgatttaaatataataaataatttgaCTCAAAATTTTACcaaataa
- a CDS encoding hypothetical protein (conserved Plasmodium protein, unknown function) — MITKLRYINLICYKAKKYLNHNLGEHFGTFRIPESLQGFYEKKKEEIELKKKKMEENKKKKIDKVKLSKERKNKFKSSKGQHNIF; from the coding sequence atgattaCAAAATTAAGATATATTAACTTAATTTGTTACAAGGCcaagaaatatttaaatcaTAACCTAGGTGAACACTTTGGAACTTTCAGGATTCCAGAAAGTTTGCAGGGTTTttatgaaaagaaaaaggaagaaatagaattgaaaaaaaaaaagatggaagaaaataagaagaaaaaaattgataAGGTAAAGCTTTCCAAGGAAcggaaaaataaatttaaatcaTCTAAAGGGCAACATAAcatcttttaa
- a CDS encoding hypothetical protein (conserved Plasmodium protein, unknown function), producing MFYKRSINIPNICHVKSIYEKNLFYTIECYKILSLNNVNINDSNYLGCKRKGLHFFYKTYRDPGLMKRNLFVLCKYNNILKSIKHKSERNIKCGKKFLSNNKELCSDKESNELYEVGRKEIKDKKRMKGKNIDRNNDLLNCEKSIALLNTLYNIIQEKSNNDQCDDTYYVDEKNKLYNQYNDKDLCNNIIDVIKNEKNIKTTFLILHTANKIMCINKYIPYIYNDILLIEDMEILSIILRVLTNSFYEDQKLLFILMNKLKESIILGTSSNLTISNTFFCYSNLYTRGIINKNDIPLEHILGIVINYYDTFSSVQLVEILSNFEYYDFVKDKRCELVKEKDDLIEIENEHTSDISNNDGDNNNNNNDDNNNNNNNDDNNNNNNNDGDIIKRLKKLRAKLFHKVANHFIQQNIIKELSTKEKIDLIYAFSKNKIYHENIFLSSFEYLLKIIKGYNKDIINNKFSYLFQKGIKDEHMKKRNCYNIRNENHNIDNTNLKNEEIDKKDISRFINKEVLNDAIKNISNILYSYSKFNIYIDELYNEILLFLQYFYKYMDCSILSKCLISLTKVNCNINILLYKIYKEKLDDKMINVKNDDHFLAHCSSIHLMNYLLSYSRNLFLEKGVYNIISYYLLKNDKINSLNSLDLINIFHAYSKIYYIDKKLFQKVDHILLQRLEANKYYLTIDLAIKYINAVSKLSYKNIHIIYKIMEIIYQTHNLHNIKIIHLFKLLKNIKKLNISYEILQKHIQMIAPNITLDFANYQNCYYKAKKEIHVRKKKWIW from the coding sequence atgttttataaGCGTAGCATTAACATACCCAATATATGCCACGTTAAAAGTATTTATGAAAAGAACCTATTTTATACGATAGAATgctataaaatattatcgCTTAATAACGTAAATATTAACGATAGTAATTATTTAGGATGTAAAAGAAAAGGacttcattttttttataagacATATAGAGACCCTGGTCTTATGAAGAGAAACCTTTTTGTTCTCTGTaagtataataatattttaaaaagcATAAAACATAAAAGTGAAAGGAACATAAAATGTGgtaaaaaatttttaagtaataataaggaGTTATGTTCAGATAAAGAATCaaatgaattatatgaaGTTGGAAGGAAGGAgataaaagataaaaaaagaatgaaaggaaaaaatatagatagaaataatgatttattaaattgtGAAAAATCTATAGCTTTATTAAAtactttatataatataattcaaGAGAAAAGTAATAACGATCAATGTGATGATACATATTATgttgatgaaaaaaataaattatataatcagtataatgataaagatttatgtaataatataatcgatgttataaaaaatgaaaagaacATCAAAACAACATTTCTTATATTACACACAgcaaataaaataatgtgtataaataaatatatcccatatatatataacgacatattattaatagaAGATATGGAAATATTATCTATAATATTAAGAGTACTAACGAATTCTTTTTATGAAGACCAAAAATTGTTATTTATTCTGatgaataaattaaaagaaagTATTATATTAGGTACTTCTTCAAATCTGACTATTAGTAATACgtttttttgttattcAAATTTATATACTAGGGGAATCATAAACAAAAACGATATACCCTTAGAACACATTTTAGGAATCgtaataaattattatgacACATTTTCTTCTGTACAACTTGTGGAGATCTTAAGTAACTTTGAATATTATGATTTTGTAAAAGATAAAAGATGCGAGCTTGTGAAGGAAAAGGATGATCTTATAGAAATTGAAAATGAACACACTAGTGATATTAGCAATAATGatggtgataataataacaacaataatgatgataataataataacaacaataatgatgataataataataacaacaataatgatggtgatattattaaaaggttaaaaaaattaagagCGAAATTATTCCACAAGGTGGCCAACCATTTTATtcaacaaaatattataaaagaactaagcacaaaagaaaaaatagacctaatatatgcattttcaaaaaataaaatataccatgagaacatatttttaagctcttttgaatatttattaaaaattattaaaggatataataaggatataataaataataaattctCCTACTTGTTTCAAAAAGGAATAAAAGATGAACATATGAAAAAACGAaattgttataatataagGAATGAGAATcataatattgataatacaaatttaaaaaatgaagaaatcgataaaaaagatatatcacgttttattaataaagaaGTATTAAACGATGctattaaaaatattagtaatatattatattcttatagtaaatttaatatatatatagatgaactatataatgaaatattattatttttacaatatttttataaatatatggaTTGTTCTATTTTATCTAAATGTTTGATATCCTTAACAAAAGTAaattgtaatataaatatattattatataaaatatataaagaaaaattagATGACAAGATGATCaatgtaaaaaatgatgatcATTTTTTAGCACATTGTTCATCAATACATCTTATGAATTACTTATTGTCCTATAGTCgaaatttatttttagaaaaaggagtttataatattatatcatattatcttttaaaaaatgataaaataaattcttTGAATTCATTagatttaataaatatttttcatgCATATAGTAAgatttattatatagataaaaaattatttcaaAAAGTTGATCATATTCTATTACAAAGATTAGAAGctaataaatattatctAACAATCGATTTAgctataaaatatataaacgCAGTTTCTAAATTGTcctataaaaatatacatattatttataaaatcatGGAAATTATTTACCAGACTCAtaatttacataatattaaaataatacatttatttaaactactaaaaaatattaaaaaattaaatatatcttatgaaatattacaaaaacATATACAAATGATAGCACCAAATATTACTCTTGATTTTGCAAACTATCaaaattgttattataaagctaaaaaggaaatccatgttagaaaaaaaaagtggatttggtaa